One genomic region from Neisseria weaveri encodes:
- a CDS encoding RNA pyrophosphohydrolase — protein sequence MLDREGYRPNVGIILTNDRNEVFWGKRVREHSWQFPQGGIKPGESPETAMYRELLEEVGLLPQHVKILGRTRDWLRYDVPTHWVRREWRGSYRGQKQIWYLLRLTGRDSDVHLRATSHPEFDGWRWNQYWAPIEEVIDFKRGVYEGALSELSRFLRGLETLEEFTRRQLELK from the coding sequence ATGCTGGACCGAGAAGGCTACCGCCCCAATGTCGGTATTATCCTGACCAACGACCGTAACGAAGTATTTTGGGGCAAGCGCGTGCGCGAACATTCATGGCAGTTTCCTCAAGGCGGCATCAAGCCGGGCGAAAGCCCCGAAACCGCCATGTACCGCGAACTGCTGGAAGAAGTCGGCCTGCTGCCGCAACACGTCAAAATACTCGGCCGCACACGCGACTGGCTGCGTTACGACGTACCGACTCATTGGGTTCGCCGAGAATGGCGCGGTTCCTACCGCGGCCAAAAACAAATCTGGTATCTGCTGCGTTTGACCGGCCGAGACAGCGACGTGCACCTGCGCGCCACCAGCCACCCGGAATTCGACGGTTGGCGCTGGAACCAATATTGGGCGCCGATAGAAGAAGTGATCGATTTCAAACGCGGCGTTTACGAAGGTGCATTGAGCGAGCTTTCCCGCTTTTTGCGCGGTTTGGAAACACTGGAAGAATTTACCCGCCGCCAACTGGAATTGAAATAA
- a CDS encoding polyamine ABC transporter substrate-binding protein produces MKKTLLVSALMSLFLAACGGSDNAGKVQNEQKASDNQAASTEQQAATPSDSGKLNIYNWSDYVDPETVTEFEKANNVKVRYDYYDSNETLEAKVLTGKSGYDLVAPSIANVGRQIKAGAYQEIDKSQISNYNNISADLLSLMAQVDPGNKYAVPYFWGINTLAINKDQVAKALGTDQLPANEWELVFNPEYTNKLKSCGISFFDSPTEQIPLALNYIGKDANSENPDDLKAAVEMMKKVRPDVKRFSSSGYIDDMAAGNLCVAIGYGGDLNIAKNRAKEAGNGVNLQVLTPSTGVGIWIDSFMIPKDSQNVANAHKYINHTLTPEIAAKNGNFVTYAPASEPARKLMDKAYAEDNSIFPSEEVKAKSFVVLPKSPDAVKLGVRLWQGLKAGQ; encoded by the coding sequence ATGAAAAAAACTCTGTTGGTTTCTGCGCTGATGAGCCTGTTCTTGGCTGCTTGCGGCGGTTCTGATAACGCCGGCAAGGTGCAAAACGAGCAAAAAGCGTCGGATAATCAAGCAGCAAGTACCGAACAACAAGCGGCCACTCCGTCGGATTCGGGCAAACTGAATATTTATAATTGGTCGGATTATGTCGATCCCGAAACGGTAACCGAATTTGAAAAGGCCAATAATGTCAAAGTACGTTACGACTATTACGACAGCAACGAAACATTGGAAGCCAAAGTGCTGACCGGTAAATCCGGTTACGATTTGGTCGCGCCTTCGATTGCCAATGTCGGCCGTCAAATTAAAGCCGGTGCGTATCAGGAAATCGATAAAAGCCAGATATCCAACTACAACAATATCTCCGCCGATTTGTTGAGCCTGATGGCGCAAGTGGATCCGGGCAACAAATATGCCGTGCCTTATTTCTGGGGCATCAATACATTGGCCATCAATAAAGACCAAGTGGCCAAAGCTTTGGGTACGGACCAGCTGCCTGCCAACGAGTGGGAATTGGTATTTAATCCGGAGTACACCAACAAGCTGAAATCTTGCGGTATCAGCTTCTTCGACAGCCCGACCGAGCAGATTCCTTTGGCGTTGAATTACATCGGTAAAGACGCCAATAGCGAAAATCCGGACGATTTGAAAGCAGCGGTCGAGATGATGAAAAAAGTCCGTCCCGACGTAAAACGCTTCAGCTCTTCAGGCTATATCGACGATATGGCGGCCGGTAATCTGTGTGTGGCCATCGGTTACGGCGGCGATTTGAATATTGCTAAAAACCGTGCCAAAGAAGCGGGCAACGGTGTGAACCTGCAAGTATTGACGCCTTCTACCGGCGTAGGTATTTGGATTGATTCTTTCATGATTCCGAAAGATTCCCAAAATGTGGCCAATGCACATAAATACATCAACCACACGCTGACGCCTGAAATTGCGGCTAAAAACGGCAACTTCGTAACCTATGCGCCGGCAAGCGAACCTGCACGCAAATTGATGGACAAGGCTTATGCCGAAGACAATTCGATTTTCCCGAGCGAAGAAGTGAAAGCCAAGAGCTTTGTCGTATTGCCTAAATCTCCGGATGCGGTGAAGTTGGGC